The Anabaena sp. WA102 genome contains a region encoding:
- the ureC gene encoding urease subunit alpha has protein sequence MPYKMNRQAYADTFGPTVGDRIRLADTELFIEVERDFTTYGDEVKFGGGKVIRDGMGQSPISNHDGAVDLVITNALILDWWGIVKADIGIKDGKIYKIGKAGNPYIQDNIDIIIGPGTEALAGEGMILTAGGIDTHIHFICPQQIEVAIASGITTMIGGGTGPATGTNATTCTPGPWNMYRMLQAADAFPVNLGFLGKGNTSQPQGLIEQIEAGAMGLKLHEDWGTNPATIDTCLTVADEYDVQVAIHTDTLNEAGFVEDTIAAFKHRAIHTYHTEGAGGGHAPDIIKVCGQSNVLPSSTNPTRPYTVNTLDEHLDMLMVCHHLDAAIPEDVSFAESRIRRETIAAEDILHDLGAFSMIASDSQAMGRVGEVIIRTWQTAHKMKVQRGRLAGDSHADNLRAKRYVAKYTINPAITHGISEYVGSVEAGKLADLCLWKPAFFGVKPEIVIKGGMIAWSQMGDANASIPTPQPVYMRPMFGSFAGARNATSLTFVSQAALSREIPQQLKLGKLAIAVSGTRQITKRDMKLNDALPEIEVDPETYEVRADGELLTCEPATILPMAQRYFLF, from the coding sequence ATGCCCTACAAAATGAACCGCCAAGCCTACGCCGATACCTTCGGACCAACAGTAGGAGACAGAATTAGATTAGCCGACACAGAACTATTTATAGAAGTAGAAAGAGACTTTACAACCTACGGTGACGAAGTGAAATTTGGTGGGGGAAAAGTCATTAGAGATGGGATGGGACAATCCCCAATTTCTAATCATGATGGTGCAGTAGATTTAGTTATTACTAATGCTTTAATTCTCGATTGGTGGGGAATTGTCAAAGCAGATATTGGCATTAAAGACGGCAAAATTTATAAAATTGGTAAAGCCGGCAATCCCTATATTCAAGACAATATAGATATTATTATTGGACCGGGAACAGAAGCTTTAGCCGGTGAAGGAATGATTCTCACTGCGGGGGGAATAGATACCCACATCCATTTTATCTGTCCCCAACAAATTGAAGTCGCTATTGCTTCCGGTATTACTACCATGATTGGTGGTGGGACAGGCCCAGCTACGGGAACAAATGCCACAACTTGTACCCCTGGACCCTGGAATATGTACCGAATGTTGCAAGCTGCTGACGCTTTCCCTGTTAACTTAGGATTTCTGGGCAAAGGTAACACCAGTCAACCCCAAGGACTGATAGAACAAATCGAAGCCGGGGCAATGGGATTGAAACTCCATGAAGATTGGGGAACAAATCCAGCCACAATTGATACTTGTTTAACCGTTGCTGATGAATATGATGTGCAAGTAGCAATTCATACTGATACTCTAAACGAAGCCGGCTTTGTGGAAGATACAATTGCCGCTTTTAAGCATCGTGCTATTCACACCTACCATACAGAAGGGGCTGGAGGAGGACACGCACCAGATATTATTAAGGTTTGTGGACAAAGTAACGTTTTGCCATCTTCTACTAATCCTACCCGTCCTTACACTGTCAATACTCTAGATGAACATTTAGATATGTTGATGGTATGTCATCACTTAGATGCAGCTATTCCTGAAGATGTATCTTTTGCTGAATCCCGTATCCGTCGAGAAACGATCGCTGCGGAAGACATTCTTCACGATTTAGGCGCGTTTAGTATGATTGCTTCCGACTCCCAAGCAATGGGGCGTGTCGGTGAGGTAATCATTCGGACTTGGCAAACGGCACATAAAATGAAGGTGCAAAGGGGAAGACTTGCTGGTGATAGTCATGCCGATAATTTACGAGCCAAACGTTATGTTGCTAAATATACAATTAATCCGGCAATCACTCATGGTATTTCTGAATATGTGGGGTCAGTAGAAGCGGGAAAATTAGCCGATTTGTGTTTGTGGAAACCTGCTTTTTTTGGTGTCAAACCGGAAATTGTGATTAAAGGTGGCATGATTGCTTGGTCACAGATGGGTGACGCTAATGCTAGTATTCCCACACCCCAACCTGTATATATGCGACCGATGTTTGGCAGTTTTGCGGGTGCTAGAAATGCGACATCATTAACTTTTGTGTCTCAAGCTGCTTTGTCCAGAGAAATTCCTCAACAATTAAAACTAGGGAAATTAGCGATCGCAGTTTCAGGAACTCGTCAAATCACTAAGCGAGATATGAAATTAAATGATGCTTTACCCGAAATTGAAGTAGATCCAGAAACCTACGAAGTTCGCGCAGATGGTGAATTATTAACTTGTGAACCAGCAACCATTTTACCAATGGCACAAAGATACTTTCTGTTTTAG
- a CDS encoding M23 family metallopeptidase, with protein MTIMRNPINPENKLSGFSIINPAKMFIGIIAAFPIALSSSAKALEVQVLPKNPQLGDTISVVIEANTPEKTSNPTVTVGEKIYPAFEIAPRKYRSFVPTTPLEKAGVRTIKVSENGQEQNLSVKVRDRQFPVQRITLPPGKAGVNATEYELKRVKELKALQTPEKYWNGAFLTPNAGRTSTKYGVRRYYNGEFAKDYYHRGQDYAGAVGSTVITPAAGRVALVGKVSQGFRVHGNVVGIDHGQGVISIFMHLSRIDVKEGDFVQAGQKIGAVGSTGASTGPHLHWGLYVNGQSVDPLPWKSRTID; from the coding sequence ATGACTATCATGCGTAACCCTATTAATCCAGAGAATAAATTGTCAGGTTTTAGTATTATCAATCCTGCCAAAATGTTTATAGGCATAATTGCTGCCTTTCCCATTGCTTTAAGCTCATCAGCAAAGGCTTTAGAAGTACAAGTATTACCTAAAAATCCTCAATTGGGAGATACAATTTCCGTTGTCATTGAGGCAAATACCCCAGAAAAAACCAGCAATCCTACTGTAACAGTGGGGGAAAAAATATATCCAGCCTTTGAAATTGCACCTCGTAAATATCGTTCTTTTGTGCCTACAACTCCCTTAGAAAAGGCTGGAGTGAGAACCATTAAAGTTTCCGAAAATGGACAAGAACAAAATTTATCAGTAAAGGTGCGCGATCGCCAATTTCCCGTTCAACGGATTACCCTACCACCTGGAAAAGCTGGAGTTAATGCTACCGAGTACGAACTCAAGCGCGTAAAAGAATTAAAAGCCCTACAGACACCAGAAAAATATTGGAATGGTGCTTTTCTTACCCCCAATGCTGGGAGAACATCCACTAAATATGGAGTCCGTCGTTACTACAATGGTGAATTTGCCAAAGACTACTACCATCGTGGACAAGACTACGCAGGTGCAGTGGGTTCAACCGTAATTACCCCAGCGGCTGGACGAGTTGCTTTAGTGGGTAAAGTATCCCAAGGATTCCGGGTTCATGGTAATGTAGTAGGCATTGATCACGGTCAGGGAGTTATCAGCATTTTCATGCACCTAAGTCGTATAGATGTCAAGGAAGGTGATTTTGTGCAAGCAGGGCAAAAAATTGGTGCAGTCGGTTCAACTGGTGCATCTACTGGACCGCACTTACACTGGGGTTTGTATGTGAACGGACAATCTGTTGATCCATTACCGTGGAAATCTCGGACAATTGATTAA
- a CDS encoding ABC transporter permease — protein sequence MKKIVKKSLTLLSVYYANLLEYRSELIFWVLAGSLPIIMMGIWIQAADSGKFAFKSVDFARYFFAVFLARQITVVWVIYDFEKEVLEGKLSPKLLQPLDPVWHHVANHLAERVARMPFVLLLAALFFVLYPQAFWLPSITNLFLFILAVIMVFALRFIIQYTFAMFAFWTERAAALENLWLLFFVFLSGLIAPLDVFPENIRNIVMFTPFPYMINFPASILVGLPVDLTRGFLSISGWFLIFFGANRFLWRRGLKKYSGMGA from the coding sequence ATGAAAAAAATTGTTAAAAAATCCTTAACTTTGCTATCAGTATATTATGCTAATCTGCTGGAATATAGATCCGAATTAATCTTCTGGGTTTTAGCTGGTTCTTTACCAATTATCATGATGGGTATTTGGATACAAGCTGCTGATAGTGGTAAATTTGCTTTTAAATCTGTAGACTTCGCTCGATATTTTTTCGCAGTTTTTCTGGCTAGGCAAATCACCGTTGTCTGGGTAATTTATGATTTTGAAAAAGAAGTATTGGAAGGTAAACTTTCACCAAAATTATTACAGCCTTTAGATCCGGTTTGGCACCATGTTGCCAACCATCTGGCTGAAAGAGTCGCTAGAATGCCTTTTGTATTGCTTTTAGCAGCACTCTTTTTTGTTCTCTATCCTCAAGCCTTTTGGTTGCCAAGTATAACTAACTTATTTCTATTTATCTTAGCAGTAATTATGGTTTTTGCTTTAAGATTTATCATTCAATATACCTTTGCTATGTTTGCATTTTGGACAGAAAGAGCCGCAGCTTTGGAAAATTTATGGTTGTTGTTTTTTGTATTTTTATCAGGTTTGATAGCACCTTTAGATGTTTTTCCAGAAAACATTAGAAACATAGTTATGTTCACACCTTTTCCTTATATGATTAATTTTCCAGCTAGTATTTTAGTAGGACTACCTGTAGATTTAACCAGAGGATTTCTATCAATCTCAGGCTGGTTTCTTATATTTTTTGGTGCCAATCGTTTTTTATGGCGCAGAGGACTGAAAAAATATTCAGGTATGGGAGCTTAA
- a CDS encoding ABC transporter ATP-binding protein, with product MSMIIAEKLNKFYPVSTKQPGIQGTINHFFRRTYRSIPAVQDITFTIETGEIVGFLGPNGAGKTTTLKMLTGLIHPSEGTVKVGGFIPFNRQEAFLQKITLVMGQKQQLIWDLPALDSLRINAAVYNISDKEFQRRVGELTEMLALEGKLTQPVRKLSLGERMKAELLAALLHRPQVLFLDEPTLGLDVNAQVGVRNFLKEYNQLYRATILLTSHYMADITALCERVLLIHQGKLMYDGRLDGLLENFAPYREIYVELAQELPLEKLMSYGDVQMLEGRAVRFIVQQETMTRTVSQILADLEVIDLTVTEPPIEEVIGRVFQRGFNH from the coding sequence ATGTCAATGATTATAGCAGAAAAACTCAATAAATTCTATCCTGTATCCACAAAACAACCAGGTATTCAGGGAACAATTAACCATTTTTTCCGTCGCACCTATCGCTCAATTCCTGCCGTTCAGGATATCACTTTCACCATTGAAACCGGAGAAATAGTGGGATTTTTAGGTCCTAATGGTGCTGGCAAAACTACCACCCTAAAAATGCTAACAGGATTAATTCATCCTTCTGAAGGTACGGTTAAAGTCGGTGGATTTATTCCCTTTAATCGTCAAGAAGCATTTTTGCAAAAAATCACCTTAGTGATGGGACAAAAACAGCAATTAATTTGGGATTTACCGGCATTAGATTCTCTCAGAATTAACGCCGCAGTTTATAATATTTCTGATAAAGAATTTCAACGTCGAGTTGGAGAACTAACAGAAATGCTGGCTTTAGAAGGTAAATTAACCCAACCCGTCCGCAAATTATCATTAGGTGAACGGATGAAAGCTGAACTGTTAGCAGCACTTTTACACCGTCCCCAAGTTTTATTTCTAGATGAACCAACTTTAGGATTAGATGTTAATGCTCAAGTAGGAGTGCGTAACTTTTTAAAAGAATATAATCAGCTATATCGAGCCACAATATTATTAACAAGTCATTACATGGCTGATATTACAGCTTTGTGTGAACGGGTGTTATTAATTCATCAAGGAAAACTCATGTACGATGGTAGATTAGATGGATTATTAGAAAATTTTGCTCCTTATCGAGAAATTTATGTCGAATTAGCTCAAGAATTACCACTAGAAAAACTTATGTCCTATGGTGATGTGCAAATGCTAGAAGGAAGAGCAGTGAGATTTATTGTCCAACAAGAAACCATGACTCGCACTGTTTCTCAGATTTTAGCCGATTTAGAAGTGATAGATTTAACAGTTACAGAACCACCAATAGAAGAGGTAATTGGTAGGGTTTTTCAAAGAGGATTTAACCATTGA
- a CDS encoding allophycocyanin subunit alpha-B — protein MTVISQVILQADDELRYPSSGELKNIKAFLETGVQRTRIAATLSENEKKIVQEATKKLWQKRPDFIAPGGNAYGEKQRALCIRDFGWYLRLITYGVLAGDKEPIEKIGLVGVREMYNSLGVPVPGMVEAIASLKQASLDLLNAEDAGETAPYFDYIIQAMS, from the coding sequence ATGACTGTAATTAGCCAAGTTATTCTCCAAGCTGACGACGAACTGCGTTACCCCAGCAGTGGCGAACTCAAAAACATCAAAGCATTTTTGGAAACAGGTGTGCAGCGCACAAGAATCGCCGCCACCCTTTCCGAAAACGAGAAAAAGATCGTTCAAGAAGCCACCAAAAAACTTTGGCAAAAACGCCCTGACTTTATCGCCCCCGGTGGTAATGCTTACGGTGAAAAACAACGGGCTTTGTGTATTCGGGACTTTGGCTGGTACTTACGCCTCATTACTTACGGTGTACTTGCTGGTGACAAAGAACCTATTGAAAAAATTGGTTTGGTTGGTGTGCGGGAAATGTACAACTCTCTAGGCGTTCCTGTACCTGGAATGGTAGAAGCGATCGCCTCTCTCAAACAAGCGTCCTTGGATTTATTAAATGCAGAAGACGCTGGGGAAACTGCACCTTACTTTGATTACATCATTCAAGCGATGTCATAA
- the rlmD gene encoding 23S rRNA (uracil(1939)-C(5))-methyltransferase RlmD, which translates to MTNIMWRQDEIIELEITDLSDTGDGVGRFEQRVVFVPDTVLGDRLLVKLFNVKPKYAYGQVQELLQASPQRVRPSCIVADKCGGCQWQHINYDYQLIAKHNQVTQALERIGGFVNPQIDPVLVTAASFGYRNKVTYPIGRSATGHVQAGYYHKGTHKLINLNQCPVQDQRLNPLLAEVKLDIEKQGWSIYDETRHKGLIRHLGLRIGRRTGEMLLTLVVKDWNLPGIETQAQQWLQRYPELVGVSLNRNSDRTNAIFGSETRCLAGTPHLQEKFAGLDFQIGPDTFFQVYTETAEALLAVIQSELNLQGDEILIDAYCGIGTLTLPLAKQARHVTGLELQSTAVQQATINAKENGINNVTFQVGAVEKILQNLEIIPDVVLLDPPRKGCEANVIKTLRNLKPSRIVYVSCKVATLARDLRLLCEDGLYKLTRVQPADFFPQTAHVEAAAFLVLSENDQNS; encoded by the coding sequence ATGACTAATATAATGTGGCGACAAGATGAAATTATTGAACTGGAAATTACTGATTTAAGCGACACTGGGGATGGTGTGGGACGCTTTGAACAGAGGGTGGTTTTTGTTCCTGATACTGTTCTGGGCGATCGCCTACTTGTTAAACTATTCAATGTTAAGCCAAAATATGCCTATGGTCAGGTGCAAGAATTATTGCAAGCCTCGCCTCAACGGGTGCGTCCCAGTTGTATTGTCGCTGATAAATGTGGTGGTTGTCAGTGGCAACATATTAATTATGACTACCAATTAATCGCCAAACACAATCAAGTAACTCAAGCTTTAGAAAGAATTGGCGGTTTTGTGAATCCACAGATAGATCCCGTCTTAGTAACTGCTGCATCCTTCGGCTATCGCAACAAAGTCACCTATCCTATCGGTAGGTCAGCCACAGGTCATGTCCAAGCTGGATATTATCACAAAGGTACTCATAAATTAATCAACTTGAATCAATGCCCCGTCCAAGACCAGCGATTAAATCCCCTATTAGCTGAAGTAAAATTGGATATTGAAAAGCAAGGTTGGTCAATTTATGACGAAACCCGACATAAAGGCTTAATTCGCCATTTGGGTTTACGCATTGGTCGTCGCACAGGAGAAATGCTGCTAACTTTGGTCGTCAAAGATTGGAATTTACCAGGAATTGAAACCCAAGCACAGCAATGGTTACAGCGTTATCCTGAGTTAGTTGGTGTGTCACTTAACCGCAATAGCGATCGCACAAATGCTATATTTGGATCAGAAACCCGTTGTCTAGCTGGAACCCCCCACCTCCAAGAAAAATTCGCCGGACTAGATTTTCAAATCGGACCAGATACATTTTTCCAAGTGTACACAGAAACAGCCGAAGCACTCCTAGCAGTAATTCAGTCAGAACTGAACCTACAAGGAGATGAAATCCTCATTGATGCCTATTGTGGTATAGGAACATTAACTTTACCCCTAGCCAAACAAGCACGGCACGTCACAGGGTTAGAATTGCAATCCACAGCAGTACAACAAGCAACTATCAATGCCAAAGAAAATGGAATCAATAATGTCACATTCCAAGTAGGCGCAGTAGAAAAGATTCTCCAGAATTTGGAAATTATCCCAGATGTCGTCTTACTTGATCCGCCCCGCAAAGGATGTGAAGCTAACGTTATTAAAACATTAAGAAACCTGAAACCATCTCGAATTGTTTACGTCAGTTGTAAAGTAGCCACCCTCGCCCGTGACCTCAGATTACTTTGCGAAGATGGGCTATATAAACTCACAAGAGTGCAACCTGCCGACTTTTTTCCTCAAACTGCCCATGTAGAAGCAGCCGCTTTTCTAGTCCTGTCGGAAAATGATCAGAATAGTTAA
- a CDS encoding ATP-binding protein, giving the protein MITISLRPVGRYWGTISFASTLYLCPILDLLLNDIPVKLQSELRLGLQEALVNAAKHGNNLDPGKLVVVQFSLINNQYWWIISDQGSGFTPSLEDHSDPDDYLPPDEAESGRGMSLLHQIFDQVKWNGKGTELTLCKQVESRRLLSLRR; this is encoded by the coding sequence GTGATTACCATTTCTCTTCGTCCAGTTGGGCGTTATTGGGGGACAATTAGTTTTGCCTCCACCCTCTATCTTTGTCCAATCCTAGATTTACTCTTGAACGATATTCCCGTAAAATTACAATCGGAACTACGACTAGGACTCCAAGAAGCCCTAGTAAATGCCGCTAAACATGGGAATAATCTTGATCCCGGCAAATTAGTCGTAGTTCAGTTCTCATTAATAAATAATCAGTATTGGTGGATTATCTCAGATCAGGGCAGCGGTTTCACACCCTCCCTCGAAGATCATAGTGATCCCGATGACTATTTACCACCAGACGAAGCAGAAAGTGGGCGGGGTATGTCCTTACTGCATCAGATTTTTGATCAAGTAAAATGGAATGGCAAAGGGACAGAACTTACCCTTTGTAAGCAAGTAGAAAGCCGTCGTTTACTATCTTTGCGAAGATAA
- a CDS encoding DUF6439 family protein, whose product MSQTNQLNEISTLELAQALMERLSISPDDWHRLKSNRNARASEQAAAAMVFLVKNEPQEAQARLEQAVGWLDKSISAPPCPTHGHQREVIKK is encoded by the coding sequence ATGTCACAAACTAATCAACTAAATGAAATCAGCACTCTAGAACTAGCACAGGCACTCATGGAACGGTTGAGTATCTCTCCCGATGATTGGCATCGCCTCAAGTCTAATCGCAATGCTCGCGCTAGTGAACAGGCAGCCGCCGCAATGGTGTTTTTGGTCAAAAATGAACCCCAAGAAGCACAGGCTAGGCTAGAACAGGCTGTAGGCTGGCTAGATAAGTCAATCTCCGCCCCTCCTTGCCCCACGCACGGACATCAGCGCGAGGTAATAAAGAAATAG
- the asnS gene encoding asparagine--tRNA ligase, with the protein MLNPRIAEILRSGKPEQTLVVQGWVRTKRELKGFAFLEVNDGSSLGNLQIVINQDLPDYQGILKQINTGGSIEVSGVLVASQGKGQRIELKADTVKVYGDADPDTYPLQKKRHSFEFLRTIAHLRPRTNSFGAVFRVRNACAIAIHQFFQQRGFLWVHTPIITASDCEGAGELFSVTNFNLKNVPKTENQEIDYSQDFFSKPAYLTVSGQLEAEIMAMAFTNVYTFGPTFRAENSNTSRHLAEFWMVEPEMAFCDLEGDMDVAEEFLKHIFKYVMETCPEDMEFFNERIDNTVLETANNIINNQFARLTYTEAVKLLEKADVKFDYPVSWGADLQSEHERYLAEQLFKKPVIVTDYPAQIKAFYMRLSDDEKTVRAMDILAPKIGEIIGGSQREERLDVLEKRVLAQGMKPEDLWWYLDLRRYGTVPHAGFGLGFERLVQFMTGMGNIRDVIPFPRTPQSADF; encoded by the coding sequence ATGCTAAATCCTCGTATTGCAGAAATATTAAGAAGTGGTAAACCAGAACAAACTTTGGTAGTCCAAGGTTGGGTAAGAACAAAACGCGAATTAAAAGGATTTGCATTTTTGGAAGTTAATGATGGTTCATCTTTAGGTAATTTACAAATTGTCATTAATCAAGATTTACCAGACTATCAAGGAATATTAAAACAGATCAATACAGGTGGTTCTATAGAAGTATCAGGAGTCCTAGTAGCTTCTCAGGGTAAAGGACAAAGAATAGAATTAAAAGCAGATACAGTGAAAGTATACGGAGATGCTGATCCTGATACTTATCCTCTGCAAAAGAAACGCCATTCCTTTGAGTTTCTCCGAACCATAGCCCATTTACGTCCGCGAACTAACTCCTTTGGTGCAGTATTTCGAGTCAGAAATGCTTGCGCGATCGCTATTCACCAATTTTTTCAACAACGGGGTTTTTTATGGGTACATACTCCCATTATTACCGCGAGTGATTGTGAAGGTGCGGGTGAATTATTTAGTGTGACCAATTTCAATTTAAAGAATGTTCCTAAAACAGAAAACCAAGAAATTGATTATAGCCAAGACTTCTTTAGTAAACCTGCATATTTAACAGTCAGTGGCCAATTAGAAGCCGAAATTATGGCAATGGCTTTTACTAATGTCTATACTTTTGGTCCCACATTCCGGGCTGAAAATTCTAATACTTCTCGTCACTTAGCCGAATTTTGGATGGTTGAACCAGAAATGGCTTTTTGTGATTTAGAAGGTGATATGGATGTAGCTGAGGAGTTTCTCAAACACATTTTTAAATATGTGATGGAAACCTGTCCCGAAGACATGGAATTTTTTAATGAACGGATTGATAATACTGTTTTAGAAACTGCCAATAATATTATTAACAATCAGTTTGCACGATTGACTTATACAGAAGCAGTCAAACTTTTAGAAAAAGCTGATGTTAAGTTTGATTACCCTGTGAGTTGGGGTGCAGATTTACAATCAGAACATGAACGCTATTTAGCTGAACAATTGTTCAAAAAGCCGGTCATTGTTACAGATTATCCTGCCCAAATTAAAGCTTTTTATATGCGGTTGAGTGATGATGAAAAAACCGTCCGGGCTATGGATATTCTCGCACCGAAAATAGGCGAAATTATTGGTGGTTCACAACGGGAAGAAAGACTTGATGTTTTAGAAAAACGGGTATTAGCACAGGGTATGAAACCAGAGGATTTGTGGTGGTATTTAGATTTACGTCGTTATGGTACTGTTCCCCACGCTGGTTTCGGTTTGGGGTTTGAAAGATTGGTGCAATTTATGACGGGTATGGGAAATATTCGGGATGTGATTCCCTTTCCTCGCACACCACAAAGCGCGGATTTTTAA
- a CDS encoding metallophosphoesterase family protein produces MKLISEPPISVKIQKMKQRVRWQHSSILQQGIDQTCMVIDDGNSESPDFSFMVMGDTGTKSYSGHHPQREVAKMMVNHGNDCRFVLHTGDVIYMVGSREYYPANFIEPYREFLVGGHQPQNIAYDQMVFKLPILPVLGNHDYYDVPLLYRLLTGPTLPLRRMLRYKDIEIGWYGSNQGDAYARAFLDYLAAVSPSDLEGYLKQHYNAQTGTGKCLRYQPGNFTRLPNRYYNFCYGGIDFFALDSNTFNTPDPLPHNQAGDDFRRELGQRRQEIDKEELRILTECDKLNPEKSDDAELLAELGAKLDQINEVKIDIEKQLDSHTNTNVDFEQLTWLKEKLIASWQNDAVRGRVIFFHHPPYVTEGSKWNQRQTLAVRHRLRDVFDEVATSLGNITQKRPIVDIIFSGHAHCFEHLQTVNTGHADSYINYIIAGGSGRRLRRQRQEGGELLETFNNNGDLAIRKVADSLLYVGRSGSGFESKQPYSCVRVDVLGGFPAKFMITPLVTELVAGKWCDRQLKPWIIYNPGG; encoded by the coding sequence ATGAAATTGATTTCTGAACCACCGATTTCTGTCAAAATTCAAAAGATGAAACAACGGGTGCGCTGGCAGCATTCGAGTATTTTACAGCAGGGAATTGACCAAACCTGCATGGTGATAGATGATGGCAACTCAGAAAGTCCAGATTTTTCGTTTATGGTGATGGGTGATACTGGCACTAAGTCCTATTCTGGACACCATCCCCAACGGGAAGTTGCCAAAATGATGGTAAATCATGGTAATGATTGCCGCTTTGTGCTGCACACTGGTGATGTGATTTATATGGTGGGTTCTCGTGAATATTACCCAGCTAATTTTATTGAACCTTATCGGGAATTTTTGGTTGGTGGTCATCAGCCTCAAAATATTGCTTATGATCAGATGGTATTTAAGTTGCCGATTTTACCAGTGCTGGGGAATCATGATTACTATGATGTGCCTTTACTCTATCGGTTGTTAACTGGTCCAACTTTGCCTTTGCGGCGGATGTTGCGTTATAAAGATATTGAGATTGGTTGGTATGGTTCAAATCAAGGTGATGCTTATGCTAGGGCATTTTTAGATTATTTGGCGGCAGTTTCTCCAAGTGACTTAGAAGGATATTTAAAACAGCATTACAACGCTCAAACTGGTACTGGTAAATGTTTGCGTTATCAGCCAGGAAATTTTACTCGTTTACCCAATCGGTATTATAATTTTTGTTACGGTGGTATTGACTTTTTTGCCTTAGATTCTAATACTTTCAATACTCCAGATCCTTTACCTCATAACCAAGCTGGGGATGATTTCCGTCGGGAATTAGGGCAACGTCGTCAGGAAATTGACAAGGAAGAATTACGGATTTTGACGGAATGTGACAAACTCAATCCTGAAAAGTCTGATGACGCGGAATTATTGGCTGAACTTGGGGCAAAATTAGACCAAATCAATGAAGTGAAAATTGATATTGAAAAGCAATTAGATTCTCATACAAATACTAATGTTGATTTTGAACAATTGACTTGGTTAAAAGAAAAGTTAATTGCATCTTGGCAGAATGACGCAGTTAGAGGACGGGTAATATTTTTCCATCATCCACCTTATGTGACGGAAGGTAGTAAATGGAATCAAAGGCAAACTTTAGCGGTTCGTCATCGGTTACGGGATGTTTTTGATGAGGTGGCGACAAGTTTAGGTAATATAACTCAGAAACGCCCAATAGTAGATATAATATTCAGCGGACACGCACATTGTTTTGAGCATTTGCAAACTGTTAATACAGGACACGCAGATTCTTATATTAATTATATTATTGCCGGTGGTAGTGGTCGTCGTCTTCGTCGTCAACGTCAAGAAGGAGGAGAATTGCTGGAAACTTTCAATAATAATGGGGATCTTGCCATTCGTAAGGTTGCTGATTCGCTGTTGTATGTGGGACGGAGTGGGAGTGGTTTTGAGAGTAAACAGCCTTATTCTTGTGTGCGAGTGGATGTATTGGGGGGTTTTCCAGCTAAATTTATGATTACACCTTTAGTGACAGAGTTAGTTGCGGGTAAATGGTGCGATCGCCAATTAAAACCTTGGATAATTTATAATCCAGGAGGATAG